The Rhodothermia bacterium genome includes a region encoding these proteins:
- a CDS encoding Mov34/MPN/PAD-1 family protein, with translation MTFQKSDNGFLKISPEALTLMLCYVQDDEHKSESGGILIGRHIIETDDIVIDTVTQPTCFDKQTRFKFFRNKNLHQEILDNHWKNSKHTSTYLGEWHTHPEKYPFPSNIDVKNWNKLVKEIDFFGKSLFFIIVGIDTIKIWELKKGLKSKPIELFERGININNK, from the coding sequence ATGACTTTTCAGAAAAGTGATAACGGATTTCTTAAAATAAGCCCCGAAGCATTAACATTGATGTTATGCTATGTTCAAGATGATGAACATAAATCTGAATCAGGTGGAATACTCATTGGGCGACATATAATTGAAACAGATGACATAGTGATTGATACAGTTACACAACCAACTTGTTTTGATAAACAAACTCGGTTTAAGTTTTTTAGAAATAAAAATCTACATCAAGAAATACTGGATAATCATTGGAAGAATAGTAAACATACTTCTACTTATTTAGGCGAATGGCATACACATCCAGAGAAATATCCATTTCCATCAAATATAGATGTAAAGAACTGGAATAAATTGGTTAAAGAAATTGATTTTTTTGGAAAGTCACTTTTTTTCATCATTGTTGGAATTGATACAATTAAAATATGGGAATTAAAAAAAGGACTAAAATCAAAACCAATAGAACTGTTTGAAAGAGGCATTAACATAAATAACAAGTAA
- a CDS encoding site-specific integrase: MSEIILHTQHFDSRKNLALQNDSLTAWLDAYFQLQVTTNVDSQKVQRRDIERFISFIIQETASDGVASWTPRNSGAFVASMQKVFKEDGARMWNDKTLNRVIAHLKTFSKWIHQHKPFVLGDPMEKIKTLSIGSYLEIERALTTQERRNLLDTADRLPFIGGKSKDRNRNQDGANRKTRKSYRPYRNRAIIYTLIETGMRRGAISKIQLVDVDFKRSRIGVQEKGQVFHYYHISKQGLSAIQDYLDNERLHDAQNQETALFLPASSAVNGKDTLSVRSINLIWEDVRNMANVDADKTPHSARHAMGKHIMEKTGNISAVQRQLGHRNAIYSMQYARISADELQNVLDERE, translated from the coding sequence ATGTCTGAAATCATTCTTCACACCCAACATTTCGATTCCCGAAAGAATTTAGCACTTCAAAACGATTCTTTAACCGCTTGGCTCGATGCCTATTTCCAACTACAAGTTACCACCAATGTTGATTCGCAAAAGGTGCAAAGAAGAGATATTGAACGCTTCATTTCCTTTATCATCCAAGAAACCGCAAGCGATGGCGTGGCTTCTTGGACACCTCGAAATAGCGGTGCATTTGTTGCCTCTATGCAAAAGGTGTTCAAGGAAGATGGCGCTCGTATGTGGAATGATAAAACGCTAAACCGTGTAATTGCTCATCTCAAAACATTCTCGAAGTGGATTCATCAACATAAACCTTTTGTACTCGGTGATCCGATGGAAAAGATTAAAACGCTTTCGATTGGTTCATACCTCGAAATTGAAAGAGCGTTGACGACACAAGAAAGAAGAAACCTCTTGGATACTGCGGATCGCTTGCCGTTCATCGGGGGAAAGTCCAAAGATCGAAACCGAAATCAAGATGGCGCAAATCGCAAAACCCGAAAGTCTTATCGTCCGTATCGAAATCGTGCCATTATTTACACGCTGATTGAAACAGGCATGAGGCGTGGCGCTATCTCTAAAATTCAGTTGGTTGATGTGGATTTTAAGCGCTCTCGGATTGGCGTACAAGAAAAAGGGCAAGTCTTTCATTATTACCACATTTCCAAGCAAGGACTTTCTGCCATTCAAGATTATTTGGACAATGAGCGGTTACACGATGCCCAAAACCAAGAAACGGCATTGTTTTTACCTGCTTCGTCTGCGGTGAATGGCAAAGATACGCTTTCGGTTCGCTCCATCAATTTGATATGGGAAGACGTGCGGAATATGGCAAATGTAGATGCGGATAAAACGCCTCACTCAGCGCGTCATGCGATGGGCAAGCATATCATGGAAAAAACAGGAAACATCTCTGCGGTGCAACGCCAACTCGGACACCGAAACGCCATTTATTCCATGCAATATGCGCGTATCTCGGCGGACGAATTGCAAAATGTGTTAGATGAAAGAGAATAA
- a CDS encoding site-specific DNA-methyltransferase translates to MIEGENLEVLKVLQKSYYGKVKMIYIDPPYNTGNDSFIYPDKFSETKEEYLRRIGDKDEEGRMMKQGFFRKNSKENGQFHSNWLNMMLPRLFLARNLLKEDGVIFVSIDDNEQANLKLLMDEIFGEENFVGQWNWFKSATPPNLSKKIKKKIEYILCYHKGGNNDRFKGIRKKSNSDDPISKPQNTLKQLVFQPNQLSISLENQTLKKGVYGTDKYPNKLLNDLIIENQKNKNTVVFENRFTWTQSKLEEEISNGTSINLSKNLVLSYKKSDYEPEVPPNLIDKESGVDTTENAGKLLINLFDGIELFDYPKPVSLLKYLTNFCCTSTDIILDFFAGSGTLAQAVLELNEEDGGKRQYICVQLPEATDEKSEAYKAGYKSIAEITQARIKKVIAQIKAKRNGALEFAKFPLLGFRKYTLASSNFKIWRGDILETEEDLLRQMDMFTTPQRPESQTENILWELLIKNGIPLTEAIQTIVLEDGISKIYHTPNKRFAFVLDHFTQAVQDEVLQLAPKTVICLDSLFKGRDTDKTNAQLKFEDNGITFKTV, encoded by the coding sequence TTGATTGAAGGCGAAAACTTGGAGGTGCTGAAGGTGTTGCAAAAGTCGTATTACGGCAAGGTGAAAATGATCTACATTGATCCGCCGTACAACACAGGCAACGATTCTTTTATTTACCCCGATAAATTTTCCGAAACCAAAGAAGAATATTTGCGCCGAATAGGAGATAAGGACGAAGAAGGGCGCATGATGAAACAAGGTTTCTTTCGTAAAAACAGCAAAGAAAATGGACAGTTTCATAGCAACTGGCTGAATATGATGCTACCGCGCCTTTTTTTGGCAAGAAACCTGCTCAAAGAAGACGGTGTGATCTTTGTCTCGATTGATGACAACGAGCAAGCCAACCTCAAACTTTTGATGGATGAGATTTTTGGCGAGGAAAATTTTGTGGGTCAATGGAACTGGTTTAAATCTGCAACACCACCTAATTTATCTAAAAAAATTAAGAAAAAAATAGAATACATCTTATGTTATCATAAAGGAGGAAATAATGACAGATTTAAAGGTATTAGAAAAAAAAGTAACAGTGATGACCCAATAAGTAAACCACAGAATACCCTTAAGCAATTAGTATTTCAACCTAATCAATTAAGTATTTCTTTAGAAAACCAAACACTCAAAAAAGGAGTTTATGGTACAGATAAATATCCAAATAAGTTATTGAATGATCTAATTATTGAAAACCAGAAAAATAAAAATACAGTAGTCTTTGAAAACCGATTTACATGGACACAAAGTAAATTAGAAGAAGAAATAAGTAATGGAACTTCAATCAATTTGTCTAAGAATTTGGTTCTTTCATACAAAAAATCAGATTATGAACCAGAAGTTCCTCCAAATCTAATTGATAAAGAATCTGGTGTGGATACAACAGAAAACGCCGGCAAGCTATTAATAAATCTTTTTGATGGAATTGAGCTATTTGATTACCCGAAGCCTGTTTCACTATTAAAATACCTTACTAACTTTTGTTGTACTTCTACAGACATCATTCTTGACTTCTTTGCAGGATCAGGTACGCTTGCCCAAGCGGTTTTAGAGCTAAACGAAGAAGATGGAGGCAAGCGCCAGTATATTTGTGTGCAGTTACCCGAAGCCACCGACGAGAAAAGCGAAGCCTACAAAGCAGGCTACAAAAGCATTGCCGAAATTACCCAAGCCCGCATCAAAAAAGTAATAGCGCAAATCAAAGCCAAACGAAACGGCGCACTCGAATTTGCCAAATTTCCCTTGCTTGGTTTCCGTAAATACACCCTTGCATCGTCCAATTTCAAGATATGGCGAGGCGATATTTTGGAAACCGAAGAAGATTTATTGCGCCAAATGGACATGTTTACCACGCCACAGCGCCCCGAATCGCAAACGGAAAATATCCTTTGGGAGTTACTCATTAAAAATGGTATTCCACTCACCGAAGCCATCCAAACGATTGTATTGGAAGATGGCATCAGCAAAATCTATCATACCCCAAACAAACGCTTTGCCTTTGTTTTAGATCATTTCACGCAAGCCGTACAAGACGAAGTTTTACAATTAGCCCCGAAAACCGTTATTTGTTTGGATAGCCTTTTCAAAGGAAGAGACACCGATAAAACCAATGCGCAATTAAAATTTGAAGACAATGGCATTACCTTCAAAACGGTGTGA
- a CDS encoding DUF1573 domain-containing protein — MRKFLFMVIALFGNTTALQAQNEPSSNLVLISNVLDYGSILQGANPYRSIEFKNVGNAPLVLQKVTSTCGCLVPMYGEAAISPGNIGIIKLRYDTQRLGKFSKAIKIVSTDGQEVIVTVKGEVLPKSSEVPIPVRQGQ; from the coding sequence ATGAGGAAATTTCTGTTTATGGTGATTGCATTATTCGGCAATACAACAGCACTCCAAGCCCAAAATGAGCCAAGTTCAAACTTAGTCTTGATAAGCAATGTGTTAGACTATGGATCTATTTTGCAAGGCGCTAATCCATACCGATCCATTGAGTTTAAAAATGTTGGGAATGCACCCTTAGTGTTACAAAAGGTAACCAGCACATGTGGGTGTCTTGTTCCAATGTATGGAGAGGCCGCAATTTCTCCCGGCAATATCGGCATCATAAAATTGCGTTATGATACCCAGCGTTTAGGGAAATTCTCAAAAGCCATCAAGATTGTAAGCACGGATGGACAAGAGGTAATTGTTACCGTCAAAGGTGAGGTGTTGCCAAAATCCTCAGAGGTTCCGATTCCCGTGAGACAAGGGCAATGA
- a CDS encoding nucleotidyltransferase yields MADIQKQLIDFDKEIRLGRFEESATLRDKKDKVLSKLKSNFKNQFTEGETIPTYTTFNQGSYKLGTGVVPKNGDYDIDVGIVFDLSVDDYKAFDVKEWIRKSLHNHTNHVKNLKPCVRVQYQIDDEPVYHVDLAIYIEKDGKVSLARGTDSENAFWENADPYGLIDIIENCQYESDDKDQFRRVIRFLKRWKENVFTSVNGKPTGIALTLCAYKWFNPVYKKDRVSLIKKYDDLSALINLLESIFLAFSKTYNYEEQEYKYSIVLNKPTAPFDNIFSKMSLKQMETLYDKIESLKKALQNAKNEIDPHEACNIIKKALKDDADFPVPTKAEAARRNNPVIIQPTQSA; encoded by the coding sequence ATGGCTGATATTCAAAAACAACTCATCGATTTTGATAAGGAAATACGTCTTGGACGTTTCGAGGAAAGTGCTACTTTGAGAGATAAAAAAGATAAAGTTTTATCAAAATTAAAAAGCAATTTTAAGAATCAATTTACTGAAGGGGAAACCATTCCTACATATACCACTTTTAATCAAGGTAGCTACAAATTAGGTACTGGTGTTGTTCCTAAGAATGGAGATTATGATATTGATGTAGGGATTGTATTTGATCTTTCAGTTGATGATTACAAAGCATTTGATGTAAAAGAGTGGATCAGAAAATCATTACATAATCATACTAATCATGTCAAAAACTTAAAACCTTGCGTTCGAGTTCAATATCAAATTGATGATGAACCTGTTTATCATGTTGATTTAGCAATTTATATTGAGAAAGATGGAAAAGTGTCTCTTGCAAGAGGTACAGATAGCGAGAACGCATTTTGGGAAAATGCTGACCCATATGGTTTAATTGATATTATTGAAAACTGTCAATATGAATCCGATGATAAAGACCAGTTTCGTCGAGTAATTCGCTTTTTGAAAAGATGGAAAGAAAATGTGTTTACTTCTGTAAATGGTAAGCCTACGGGTATTGCTCTAACTTTATGTGCCTATAAATGGTTTAATCCTGTATATAAAAAGGATAGAGTTAGTTTGATTAAAAAATACGACGATCTCTCTGCTCTTATAAATTTATTGGAATCTATTTTTTTAGCATTTAGCAAAACATATAATTATGAAGAACAAGAATATAAGTACTCTATTGTTTTGAACAAGCCAACAGCCCCATTTGATAATATTTTTTCAAAGATGTCTTTAAAACAAATGGAAACCCTGTATGACAAGATAGAAAGTTTAAAGAAAGCTTTACAAAATGCGAAAAATGAAATAGACCCACATGAAGCATGTAACATCATCAAGAAAGCACTTAAAGATGATGCTGACTTTCCTGTGCCAACCAAAGCAGAAGCAGCTCGAAGAAATAATCCAGTTATTATTCAGCCTACACAATCAGCATAG
- a CDS encoding DEAD/DEAH box helicase family protein, translating into MKIQFDKNQTYQIEAVQSVIELLEGQPLQTSDFEFNLSDGQEGSLLLNETGIGNQLVLSDEQLLSNIQKVQAQNEIAPSTALSCMNYQEGGETFDTTFGNFAVEMETGTGKTYVYLRTIYELNKVYGFKKFVIVVPSVAIREGVIKNLQITFEHFQELYENVPAGFEVYDSKKLANLANFARSNAIQILVINIDSFTKDNNIINTVRERGIKPIEHIQGTQPIVIIDEPQNMETEIRKKAIANLKPLFALRYSATHTNAYNLVYKLDPVKAYDLGLVKQIEVDSVVAENDNGGAFVRLDSFKQAKKSVSAVLTMLKSDKSGVSKKSITVKLGDNLYLLSGDVEAYREGYIINAIDSEEGKIEFSGGTTLYKGEPQGGLNEEIQKEMIRATIENHLRKEAELNPLGIKVLSVFFLDKVAHYRAYDTNGAPQAGKFALWFEELLAKALQNPKYKNLYASPLSEMHDGYFSQDKGKFKDSSGTTKADDEAFKLIMKDKERLLDMNTPLRFIFSHSALREGWDNPNVFQICTLNESRSEIKKRQEIGRGLRLCVNQEGIRNTERSINRLTVIANESYEAFAGSLQKEIEQDCGVQFVGRIKNARQRQKIALKKHWQLDQNFLDLWNRIKHKTEYKVDYSTADLIKQAGEAVRTMPTIPKPSIARTRVEVKFERDATNQVSEIGGEYKTSKSVTVEARFDIPDFLGYIQSKTELTRDTIAQIIQYSGRLKEIFHNPQVFMDSVVREIKTEFDRLKVNGIKYEKIAGKSYEMTLFESQEIESYMDSLIAVKNQDKTLYSHILIDSFSTPETDFAKACESREDILFYIKLPSWFVVRTPIGNYNPDWALIKQEEGEEKRIYFVAETKSQKAIQDRNLLRETERMKIHCGEKHFAEFDNVTFKAVGSSKELVV; encoded by the coding sequence ATGAAAATCCAATTTGATAAAAACCAAACGTACCAAATAGAAGCCGTCCAATCCGTTATCGAACTATTGGAAGGGCAACCGTTGCAAACATCAGATTTTGAATTTAACCTTTCCGATGGACAGGAAGGAAGTTTGCTTTTGAATGAAACCGGCATTGGAAATCAGTTGGTACTTTCCGATGAACAACTGCTGTCCAATATCCAAAAAGTACAAGCCCAAAATGAAATAGCGCCTTCAACGGCTTTGTCGTGCATGAATTACCAAGAAGGAGGCGAAACTTTTGATACCACGTTTGGCAATTTTGCGGTCGAAATGGAAACAGGCACAGGAAAAACGTATGTGTATCTTCGCACCATTTACGAACTCAATAAAGTCTATGGATTCAAGAAATTTGTAATTGTTGTGCCATCGGTTGCTATCCGAGAAGGTGTAATCAAAAATCTACAAATCACCTTCGAGCATTTTCAGGAACTGTATGAAAACGTACCCGCAGGTTTCGAGGTGTACGATTCCAAGAAGTTAGCCAACCTTGCCAACTTTGCACGGAGCAACGCCATTCAAATTTTGGTCATCAACATTGATAGCTTTACCAAAGACAACAACATTATCAATACCGTCCGAGAGCGAGGGATAAAGCCCATCGAGCATATTCAAGGAACACAACCCATTGTGATTATTGACGAACCGCAGAATATGGAAACCGAGATTCGTAAGAAAGCCATTGCCAACCTTAAACCCCTTTTTGCGCTTCGATATTCTGCCACCCACACCAACGCTTATAATCTTGTTTACAAACTCGATCCCGTCAAAGCCTACGATTTAGGTTTGGTCAAACAAATCGAAGTGGATTCTGTGGTGGCTGAAAATGATAACGGAGGCGCTTTTGTGCGATTAGATAGCTTCAAACAAGCGAAAAAATCCGTTTCGGCGGTGCTAACGATGCTGAAAAGCGACAAATCAGGCGTTTCTAAAAAGTCCATAACCGTAAAATTAGGTGATAACTTGTATCTGTTATCAGGAGACGTAGAAGCCTACCGAGAAGGTTATATCATCAATGCAATTGATTCAGAGGAAGGAAAGATTGAGTTTTCAGGTGGGACAACGCTTTATAAAGGCGAACCGCAGGGCGGATTAAACGAGGAAATTCAAAAAGAAATGATTCGCGCCACCATCGAAAACCATTTGAGGAAAGAAGCAGAATTGAATCCATTGGGCATCAAAGTTTTGTCTGTTTTCTTCCTTGATAAAGTTGCTCATTATCGGGCGTATGATACCAACGGAGCGCCACAGGCAGGAAAATTTGCTTTGTGGTTTGAAGAACTACTTGCAAAAGCCTTACAGAATCCGAAATACAAGAATTTGTATGCAAGTCCTCTTTCAGAAATGCACGATGGCTATTTTTCCCAAGATAAAGGTAAATTCAAAGATTCGTCTGGCACCACCAAAGCCGATGATGAAGCCTTCAAACTCATTATGAAAGACAAAGAACGGCTTTTGGACATGAATACGCCACTTCGATTTATTTTTAGCCATTCCGCACTTCGAGAAGGTTGGGACAATCCGAATGTATTTCAGATTTGCACCTTGAATGAATCAAGATCGGAAATCAAAAAGCGCCAAGAAATAGGGCGCGGATTGCGCCTTTGTGTAAACCAAGAAGGCATACGAAATACAGAACGGAGCATCAACCGTTTAACCGTCATTGCCAACGAAAGCTACGAAGCCTTTGCAGGATCGCTACAAAAAGAAATCGAGCAAGATTGTGGCGTTCAGTTTGTAGGACGGATCAAAAATGCACGACAACGGCAAAAAATAGCACTCAAAAAACATTGGCAATTGGATCAAAACTTTTTGGATTTATGGAATCGAATCAAACACAAAACCGAGTACAAAGTAGATTACAGCACCGCCGACTTGATAAAACAAGCAGGTGAAGCCGTAAGAACCATGCCAACGATTCCCAAGCCAAGCATTGCGCGTACCCGTGTAGAAGTGAAATTCGAGCGAGATGCAACCAATCAAGTATCAGAAATTGGCGGTGAATACAAAACATCAAAAAGCGTAACGGTTGAAGCACGTTTTGATATTCCCGATTTCTTGGGCTATATCCAATCCAAAACCGAACTTACACGCGATACCATTGCCCAAATTATCCAGTATTCAGGAAGACTGAAGGAGATTTTCCATAATCCACAAGTCTTTATGGATAGCGTAGTTCGTGAGATCAAAACCGAGTTTGACCGCTTGAAAGTGAATGGCATTAAGTACGAAAAAATTGCAGGGAAAAGCTATGAAATGACATTGTTTGAGAGCCAAGAAATCGAATCGTACATGGATAGCCTCATTGCCGTTAAAAATCAAGACAAAACCTTGTATAGTCATATTTTGATTGATTCTTTTTCGACACCCGAAACCGATTTTGCAAAGGCTTGTGAAAGCCGAGAAGACATCTTATTTTACATAAAATTGCCTTCATGGTTTGTGGTGAGAACGCCCATCGGAAACTATAACCCTGATTGGGCTTTGATTAAACAAGAGGAAGGCGAAGAAAAGCGGATTTACTTTGTGGCTGAAACCAAGAGCCAAAAAGCCATTCAAGACCGTAACTTGCTCCGAGAAACCGAGCGCATGAAAATACATTGTGGCGAAAAGCATTTCGCCGAGTTTGACAATGTAACCTTTAAAGCGGTTGGCAGTTCGAAAGAGTTGGTTGTGTGA
- a CDS encoding transposase: MDRFKGKYRIPSARLPDYDYGQEGAYFITVCTHNQAHYFGEVRNGKMVLNGIGAMVQGFWYDIPHHFDHVSLGEFVVMPNHVHGILILDKMVDVVDNDVPVDPVETLHCNVSTGSTGSNFFQSISPKPGSVPTIIRSFKSVCTKYINQHQPELHFAWQTRYHDHIIRDETAFQRISHYIWNNPKKWTEDRFYLPDETEKTPNP; this comes from the coding sequence ATGGATAGATTTAAAGGAAAATATCGTATCCCATCCGCACGATTGCCTGATTATGATTATGGGCAAGAAGGGGCGTATTTCATTACCGTTTGTACGCATAATCAGGCGCATTATTTTGGCGAGGTGAGAAATGGTAAAATGGTGTTAAATGGGATTGGGGCGATGGTGCAAGGGTTTTGGTATGATATTCCGCACCATTTCGATCATGTTTCATTGGGCGAATTTGTGGTAATGCCCAATCATGTACACGGCATTTTGATTTTGGATAAAATGGTTGACGTTGTGGATAACGACGTACCCGTTGATCCCGTAGAGACGTTGCATTGCAACGTCTCTACGGGATCAACGGGATCCAATTTTTTTCAATCCATTTCCCCCAAACCGGGATCCGTCCCAACCATTATCCGTTCGTTCAAATCGGTCTGCACCAAATACATAAACCAGCATCAACCCGAATTACATTTTGCATGGCAAACCCGCTACCACGACCATATTATCCGTGATGAAACCGCCTTTCAACGGATTAGCCATTACATTTGGAATAACCCCAAAAAATGGACAGAAGACCGTTTTTATCTGCCAGACGAAACCGAAAAAACGCCCAACCCATAA
- a CDS encoding SAVED domain-containing protein, producing MSKKQPRPPIPEPTQRKLWAKAAGMCQFDSCNEILYRDNLTRKESNLAKISHIVAFSPDGPRGDIVKSPLLAKDINNLMLTCGVHAKIIDDNDKVKDYPEDLLLKYKREHEERVRRIASIKNDHKTHVLVVGFNILERAGVIDINQVHEAINQNGHYPDSDEPTIIDINACVLRDDNATYWAKNTEQIQSDVYNLIKRGNKGNSYTHLSIFGLAPIPLLMYLGKQIGDIITVEVFNRHRIVENWLWQNMEDESDFQYDVHKPILDRNTKSVALNLSLSNTIHQSEIAQKIGSIPTYTITIPSPNRTFLKSKLRLEKFKEVFHMVLSEIRSSCADDCKIHLFPAVPVAVAVECGRIILPKADKEIIVYDWSESNKVFFEGVTL from the coding sequence ATGAGCAAAAAACAACCGCGCCCACCTATTCCTGAGCCTACCCAACGAAAGTTATGGGCAAAAGCTGCGGGTATGTGTCAATTTGATTCATGTAATGAAATTTTATATCGAGATAATTTAACTAGAAAGGAATCTAATTTAGCTAAAATATCTCATATAGTGGCTTTTAGTCCTGATGGACCAAGAGGTGATATAGTCAAGTCTCCTTTGTTAGCAAAAGATATTAATAACTTGATGCTGACCTGTGGTGTACATGCCAAAATTATTGATGATAACGATAAAGTAAAAGATTATCCCGAAGACCTTCTTTTGAAGTACAAAAGGGAGCATGAAGAAAGAGTAAGGCGGATAGCAAGTATTAAAAATGACCACAAAACTCATGTATTAGTTGTAGGGTTTAACATATTAGAGAGGGCTGGCGTTATAGACATAAACCAAGTACATGAAGCCATCAATCAAAATGGACATTATCCTGATAGCGATGAACCTACAATAATTGATATTAATGCTTGTGTTTTAAGAGATGACAATGCGACTTACTGGGCAAAAAACACAGAACAAATTCAAAGTGATGTATATAATCTTATTAAAAGAGGAAATAAGGGAAACTCCTATACACATCTTTCTATTTTTGGATTAGCACCTATACCTCTATTGATGTATTTAGGGAAACAGATAGGAGACATTATTACAGTTGAAGTTTTCAATCGACATCGTATAGTTGAAAATTGGTTATGGCAAAATATGGAAGATGAATCTGATTTTCAATATGATGTACATAAACCAATTCTTGATAGAAATACTAAATCTGTTGCTTTGAATTTGTCTTTGAGTAATACAATTCATCAAAGTGAAATAGCACAAAAGATAGGTTCTATCCCAACTTACACTATCACCATTCCAAGCCCGAATAGAACATTTCTCAAAAGTAAACTTAGATTAGAAAAATTTAAAGAAGTCTTTCATATGGTTCTGTCAGAGATAAGAAGTAGCTGTGCTGATGATTGTAAAATACATCTCTTTCCTGCTGTTCCTGTTGCCGTTGCTGTTGAATGTGGTCGAATCATTTTGCCGAAAGCAGATAAAGAAATCATTGTGTATGATTGGTCTGAATCAAATAAAGTATTTTTTGAAGGTGTAACACTTTGA
- a CDS encoding ThiF family adenylyltransferase: MNDISLDALVRELQCLETKCPITKIDSKGNNEWVFKLDFKNVDIEILLTLPPLFPHTHPKYTIHNPPENWKLHIEGDNRICYMDNALWVDYHNPLEILLQTFNLMVDVLEKNDRGDYAQTYANEFESYWNNQPNIEKFNCFVEASDKVSRVIVKESQKGGKEKQNVVSIISHDMDSQYENKVTDLVTILNGLYIPLKWNNDIAIFLKHIEAWNWDDIRTYIWSNLEEIEKKALKKLTKQKVKKSEYLAFSFKRPDGGYAFWGIRCKTKDQVHPLDEKAFVDKITPLYAQRLDKQYLKPRGGVKLLGDAKIMLIGCGSVGSSIANELVKLGISKITLVDKDYITSSNTYRHLTGKAFINSYKAFATKTFLDHYFPYLQLEAHNQSIEDLIRDGKVNLHDFDIILCAIDHLNTSLWLNSYIYTEGIQTPCIYSWLEVLDVGCHAVLTNMPESEGCLECLFYDSKQRFTDQLSFCEEGQSVSKSLSGCADLFIPYGSLEAQKTALLAVETAYKVLNGGYKENICISIKGVSEDFEKNGFKHSTRFLKTSPNNILLNGREFANTICRLCNKKNEHDFSEK, encoded by the coding sequence ATGAATGATATTTCATTAGACGCACTTGTGCGTGAATTACAATGTCTAGAAACTAAATGTCCTATTACAAAAATTGATTCAAAAGGTAACAATGAATGGGTATTTAAATTAGATTTTAAAAATGTTGATATAGAGATACTATTAACATTGCCTCCGCTTTTTCCACATACACATCCAAAATACACCATACATAACCCTCCTGAAAATTGGAAATTGCATATAGAAGGAGATAATAGAATTTGTTATATGGATAATGCCCTTTGGGTAGATTATCACAACCCGTTAGAGATTTTATTGCAGACATTCAATCTGATGGTTGATGTTTTAGAAAAAAATGATAGGGGAGATTATGCTCAAACATATGCTAATGAGTTTGAATCTTACTGGAACAATCAGCCAAATATTGAGAAGTTTAACTGCTTTGTAGAAGCCTCTGATAAAGTTTCAAGAGTGATTGTAAAAGAATCTCAAAAAGGAGGGAAGGAGAAACAAAATGTTGTAAGTATTATAAGTCATGACATGGATTCTCAATATGAAAACAAGGTTACAGACCTTGTAACCATTTTAAATGGCTTATACATCCCTCTTAAATGGAATAATGATATAGCAATCTTTTTAAAGCATATAGAGGCTTGGAATTGGGATGATATTAGAACTTATATTTGGAGCAATTTAGAAGAGATAGAAAAAAAAGCATTAAAAAAATTAACCAAACAGAAAGTTAAAAAGTCGGAGTATTTAGCTTTCTCTTTCAAACGACCTGATGGAGGATACGCCTTTTGGGGTATTCGATGTAAAACAAAAGATCAAGTACATCCTCTTGATGAGAAAGCATTTGTTGATAAAATAACTCCATTATATGCTCAAAGACTGGATAAGCAATACTTAAAACCACGCGGAGGGGTAAAACTATTAGGTGACGCTAAAATAATGCTTATAGGGTGTGGTTCTGTGGGTAGTAGTATTGCAAATGAGTTAGTAAAACTTGGCATTTCCAAAATTACTTTAGTGGATAAGGATTATATTACATCATCAAATACATATAGGCATTTAACAGGGAAAGCGTTTATTAACTCCTATAAAGCCTTTGCTACCAAAACATTTCTTGACCATTACTTCCCATATCTTCAATTAGAAGCGCACAATCAATCCATAGAAGACCTTATCAGAGATGGTAAAGTAAATTTGCATGATTTTGATATTATTCTCTGTGCAATAGATCATCTTAACACTTCTCTTTGGTTGAATAGTTACATATACACGGAAGGAATCCAAACACCATGTATATACTCATGGCTTGAAGTTTTAGACGTAGGTTGCCATGCTGTATTAACTAATATGCCAGAATCGGAAGGATGTTTAGAATGTTTATTCTATGATTCAAAACAACGTTTTACAGATCAGCTTTCCTTTTGTGAAGAAGGACAGTCTGTTTCTAAATCATTGTCAGGTTGTGCAGATTTATTTATTCCTTATGGATCGTTAGAAGCTCAAAAAACAGCTCTTTTGGCAGTAGAAACAGCATATAAAGTACTAAATGGTGGGTATAAAGAAAATATATGTATTTCGATAAAAGGTGTTTCAGAGGATTTTGAAAAAAATGGATTCAAACACTCTACTCGATTTTTAAAAACAAGCCCAAATAACATTTTACTTAACGGTAGAGAATTTGCTAACACGATATGTCGTCTTTGTAACAAAAAAAATGAGCATGACTTTTCAGAAAAGTGA